In Alosa sapidissima isolate fAloSap1 chromosome 5, fAloSap1.pri, whole genome shotgun sequence, the genomic stretch CTCTACAGCAAGCATAAATGACATGTCGTGACCTAATACATTGTCaaggcatttttttttatccaggCACGCGTGAGCATTTACTAGGGAACATTGTGTATGGGTAGCACCCTTCATAAGTGATGAGTATACAAATTTTCATTAccgtaaatgtaaatgtaaaaaaatatataaaatgtaaaatgtaatgtatCACTACCTAATCTGATTAAATGATGACTATGCACTAGTACTATCAAATATGTGTAATACTGCTAAATATGGTCACCGGTACGCCACACTATGGAGCCGGGCCTTCAGCCCCCTGCCATAGGTTGCCCCTGCTGACCAAAATGGGGTCTTACCCGTCCTTGGGCACTGCCTGAGCCACAAACTCCGCCACGCCTTTTCGGCGGGCCGGGGCCATCAAGCATTTCAAGCAAGCATTACTATCCAACTCTTCTGAATGGTCTTGCAGGTGAGGGCTAATCCTTTCATCTACACGTAATGAGTATTTGTTAGCAATACGTCAACATCCCTTTTACCTCTCTCTTGTCGCACTATGCTCTTTTGAGGCGACTATTCGTATCAGGTCACAGCCCATGACTTCTATCCTTTTTTCTCTGTCACCTGGGCATGCAGGTACATGTCTTGTGAGTTACCTatcagtattgtgtgtgtgtgtacagacataGCATCTATTTATTATTGTCGTGTATAGGTGTGGGCGCCTCGCAGGTCCCCACCCTATTCTTACCAAACCGGTGGCCGGAGGGCCAGATAAGTCTGGAGCCCCTCCACTATTTGATTCTCATGTCCGTGTTTGTCCAGGTACATTTCTTCATACTCATTTTCCACGACCATCAATTGTTTGGCCAATTGTCTCTTGGAGCAGATTTTTCCGCAGCATTGGGTAAAACAGCAGAACAGTCCTACCACCAGGGCAGCTCCAAGCAGTATCTTTCCAAAAAACGGTAAAATTTGTGCCCCCTGTGACCCAAAAGTGTTCTTCAGCCACTGAGTTTACTGGTCTAAAAATTTCTGACATGTCACCTACGTCGAACGTCAGTCCTTTTCCAGAAATTTCGTGGGCTTCTTTGTTCAAATCCTAGATCTGTTCATTGCATTTGTGAAATCCTCCATATCTTCATCTGCTCCAGGGATGTATGTGCAGCATGACTCTGTCCCTACAACTGCACACACTCCCGCTTCTTTGGCCACTAACCAGTCCAGTTGTATTCAGTCTGCGGTCCAATGCTGTCCACTTTTTTCAACTCAGCGGAACGTGAAATCCTTTGGCTGACGTTGTCAGCAGGATTCAATGAAGTCCTCTGTAACGGCTGGTCTGTCACTAGGAAGGTCAAAGGACCAGGTTCCCCAGTCGATTGTGTCCCTGTACTGGCGCGGGggcggcggcggtggcggtgttgcttccccttcctctccttctgGTCCCGACGCTTCTTCGGTGTAGCCTTCATCATTGTAGGGGCTGTGGAGACGACTGTACAGCCAGCTGCAGCAACGGCTGGAGGGCTGGCTCTCGGGGCAGCTGTCATGGTCTCGGATACCTGGGGATTCGGAAGTGGCCTCAGTGCTGGGTCCACCTCCTCCCGCTTGGGCCTAGCTTGACCCCATCATCAACAGCACCTGCAGAAACAGATAGGGGAGAGAAAACACCATGCCCCCTAGGCACATCACACCTAGAGCCAGTATCGGAGACGGCAGTATCCTCCTTGCCGTACCCCTACTCGTACTTGATTCTCCCCTGGATTCCCCACCACCATCATTCTCCCCAGGGGAGTCTGGTGGGGGTCCTGGCAGTCCTTGGTTCCCCTCATCATCGTCTGACTCCTCCGTGACGCCGCACCTTCTTCGGTCCTCCTCTCCaatctcctttctttcttcttctgctCATGGAAAATTGCCCTGTGAAACTTAAGAAAGTTATTTAACATAACTGTTCACTCCTGCTCTAAAATTTCTAACGAAGGTCTCCGATCGTCACTAATTCGGGGAGTAGGTATCGTTCTTCCAGTCACCATTTCATGCGGCTTAAGGTGCGTGATGCGATTCTTTTCATAACGCATTTTCATCAATGCTATTGACAACACACCTACCCATTTTAGATTAGGCAAATTTGGATCTGCATTCGAGCTCTGGAAGAtcttcaaaattatgttttttaacGTGCCGTTTGCAATTTTTACCCCATGTATTAGCTGTGAAGCTTTGCCATTGTCACTGCTAATTATTTCTGGAATTCTGAATCTGGGGATCACTTCTCTTGATAGAAAGCAAATCACAGTTTTTTCACCCACCTTAAGTATCGACATGCTATCACTAAAACATGTTTGTATGAATTGACTATTTTCCCCATGtcaatgtaatccattactagATGTTTAAATGGACCTTCTGGGAGTAGGATGTGTCCCAGGGGTCTTGGCCCTATGCCTATTTTTATGCCTTTTCTTGTGTTGCTTATTACACAAATGTGACAATTTCTCAACACATGAGCAATGCGATCCTGAAGTGATGGTGCCCAAAATCCTCTGTCAAGAATCTGCTGCCTAACCTTCCCCCTTTGCACAAGTGATCCACACTATGTGCATGATAATAATGAGATCGACCAGCTGATTCGGGACCACCATCCTGCCGTCATGGTTCCACCACACGCACACCCCATTGTGCCCAGAAGACTTTTTCACTATCAGGGGCAAGTTCTGTGCCTCCTTTATGTCATTAAGCCTGAGTTGGGGGTCGATTATGACAACTCTGACTCCTCCACCACCTGGTAAGTCTGTTATAGCTAGGACCCGCATAACTATTGGGTCTGGGTCTGTTAGCAGCTGGTCCAGTACAAATTGCTGGCCGCCAATTGAAGAGCCCTATAGTACATGGCATGCCATCTAAAATGGATCTGCTGCGCAACACTGTATGTGGTTCGTTCTCCTGAGGGGGTTTTGGGACTGTTAAGCCTTCTTGCCTATAGGGCAGCAAAttacaggctggtaaggaaagctggctctgtagtgggagctgaactggagtgcatcacttcaatatttgacaaaaggatcctgaacaaactgatcaacatcttggacaatgagtggcatccactccacagcactattgtaaagcagaagagcctgatcagctggagacttcgctcactgccttgcacaacagacagactgaggaagtcatttgtccccagggccattgaactgttcaatgcttcacttaagggaagaggagatatagacttctctgcatagtctgtctgcctcttcaccccctccatgttggatactgtctgtccacaagccactttttaccactgtctttctgcctcactgtttgcgtgctatattagcacattagcacatacgcataacccctccctccatgccacagccgaactgtggccacacttataccttttcttaaaatagttatatagatatatagatatatagactttattcttgcactgttgcaatGTTGGACTtattcatttgcactatcaccatgaccactatcaccatgacacttactcacacagagcaccttaccttaccttaccttactatgcacagagaatcacagggtcagtccctgcttcagtcattgcaagcgcctcttgattgattaatcaccactatgtggatactgtttttagaattgattaagattaagtgttagttagtataatttgtattttagtatatttagtatattctttatctcctattgtccttattgcttagttgtgtttttatattatatacttttaattactttttctgctgttagtgaatgtgtgtttgttgtctgtatgctactgcgaccttgaatttcccctggggatcaataaagtatctatctatctatctatctagcttctGTCGCTACCTCATCTGCCTTAATTAGCATTACCTAGGGTAATGTGATCCTACCCCTTACAGTGTGCTTTGCATTTGCATATAGCTAGCCTTTTTGGTCGCATCATGGCAGCTAATAATGACTGAGTTTGTTCCAAATGTTGGATTGGACTACCATCTGATTTTTTGGAAGCCTCTTTGCTTCCACTGTGCGCCATGCACATGCCAAACATTGTGGGCATATGCACTGTCAGTGTATTGCGTCCTGTCCTTCAGCTAGTGAGCATGCTGCTGTCAATAAGCTTCCGCTAGTTGAGCTGAACACGGTTGTGTACAGGGCTTGCACCTGACTGTAATGACATTTTTTGTGATCCAATGTTTGTACTACACTGAACCCTCcatgtgttttgttgttatAATTATGACTAGAGGCATCTACAAGGTATGTTATCCCCTCCCTTAGTGGCTTGCTCTCTAGATTCTCCCTAAGCTTAGGGAAGGCTACTGAGTCTGCCACACAGTTGTGTGGTACACCCTCATAGTGAAGAGGAACAATACCTGTCGGGTTCCCTGCTGTGTCACATGTCTTTATGCTAAAGTCAGGGCAGAGAGACAGGTTGTATTGATACCTTATTCCTCCATACAGGCCATGCATGCATGTAGGGATTGTCATATGGACATCTTTTGACCTAAGGTGTATTATTGAGGGCTTCTTCCAGGGCTGTTTCTTGACTTTGGCATCCTCTGCTCCTTTTAGAATAGAATAGACTtcaattgtcattgtgcagtagTACCAATTTACTTGTGTAGCCTCTAAAACAATGCTCACATTCATATACAAACTCACATAATCATCTAAATAAGAAAATCTAAAAATATTATAAATGTATTCAATTTGGCATATAATCCCTATCTAGAAAGTGCAGCTGCGCTAGCTGGGGAGTGAGGGGCATGATTGTTTCTAAGACCCTCCACTCTCAGGTGATGTTTGCTGCTTACTTTTACAACAAGAGTTTTGATTTTTAACGTTCAATAGTacctgtgtgtatgagagaggccTGCTctagcctgcatgtgtgtgtgggacttcTTTGGCTCTTCTGGGCAGTCAGCCAACTCTGTGTTATCAGTTAATTCTGGGCAGTCAGCCAGCTCTGCAACTGGCCAACTCTGGGCAACCGTGTGCCTCCATCTGTGTGCTTAGTGTCTGTGGGCAAACATTACTCCATACAATTATTTCTCTCTtacttattttatttacttatttcaGTTTTACACAAGTTATCAACTTTTAACAGTTTACACTCTATTTCTTCATTACTGTAATGTGATTGCTCTACTGAGGTGAATACATGAACCTTCTAACAGTGTTATAACTAGATTTCTTTATTAATGCAAGGATGTTGTTCTACTGAAATTAATACAATTTGCCATGTGCATCACAACCCTTTACTATTTCTGTTGAGGGGAGTTTGAGTTCTTTTATCAAAGCATTTATGTCCAAAGCATGTGTCTGGTGCAAGTCCATGATCAGTATTATGAGGGCTGCCTCAATTGATCCAGTTTTTATTCCAACCTCCTCCAACCGAacatctctctgtccctcgGCGATCTCCTCAATCAcaagtgtatgtctgtatgttccCGCCATCTGTTGTAGGCCCATGCCCAcgtaataaaataagcaaacagaaaatggcacACACTCAGTATTTTCACATAACAAatttaaacaaattaaaatattcTGTTCTGAGGGTTTCTATATCTCCGAAATGTCACTGGctcattttattctattctgaGGTTTTTCCTACCTGTCCAGTGACATCGGCTCATTTCATTCTTTTCTGAAggtttgtctgcctgtctgttccCTTTGACTTTCAAAGGCTTCAGAATTCTCTCATTATTCTGACTTCTCTATCGCATAGAGAAAATACCATATCATCAtaaaacacatgcacttttAAGATCAACAGTGTAACCCAATCTCCCTCCTATGTCTCCGCTATTCTTTTGAGGATTCAGTAAACAACTCAGTCCCGGGCTACCCACAAGTCAACAACAGCCTGGCTCTCCCTAATATAAGCAAAATTGCTTACCTTTTACCGGCTGCTGGGAGCTGCTTCACCCGGGGCAGAACTGCTTTCCTGATGAATCCTGTGTCAAATGTCAGTTGGAACCTCCAGATCTGCCGTGGAAAAACTCTGGTCCACTTCCCGAATCCAATTAGTAATTAATCACTTAACTATTTACTAATAAGCACTCTGGAACAAGGAAGGAGACAATGTAGACAGGAGatctctgaagactgttgatctttattcacTGTATTGCAGTGATAGTCCAGCCTAAATGATGTCCAGACCAGGTGTCAAGCAATAGGGTGAGGTAAGATGTCATTAGCTGGCgccccccgatgagatctgactaAAAGATGGCTGAGGCCTATCTCTTATACTCCTTAACCTTAGAGTTGGGCCCTCTCCTCTCGCCACTCTCGAAAGACACCTGTTGGCCAATCAGCATCCACCAGGGCTATGAGTATTGGTGGAAACCATTTTCCCATCATGCATAAAATTAAATGCAAAACTGTCTGGTTCTGGGTCTTTCTGGTTCTATCCAGTTGGTCGTAAGCAAGGCTTCTTATCTTGCCACCTGTTACTTGGCCTTGCTGTTATCATCACCAGCtctgcatcctcctctctctcttgaccATCTAATGAGAGGCCTAGTGTCACTGGAATCTCCCGCAGCCCACTCCTTGACTGCTGGTCTGGTCTGTTCAAGATGTGTACAGGCCTTTAAGTCTCATAATAATTGCAATATTATACAGTTTATAAAAACCATACATGCATCCTTTAAGCCATAGAAATCCACCACAGTATGCCTTTGTGTGGCTAGTAGTTAAGCAGTAGTTCAACTTAAAAGAGAGCACTGATCAGATGCTACAGGAGacaaaggcagagagaaaagGCAGTACGTAATTTCACGGAAATAATGACCAATTTGCCAGTAGTTTGAGATGAAGATATTTAAAAGTGTTACTGCTACACATCTTTGTTTTCTGAAAAAAACTCCCTCCTACTATTACAACTGAATAATATTGTGTTTTCCTAATTGATATGATTACACTTTTTGTATGTCCTTTCAAATTCATATATGATGTAGCCTCCTTGGACACAGAATCAGAGAAGATGGAAGAGACTGACACTTCAGACAGATGATacagatatatactttatttacCCCATAGGATTTAACTTGTACAGTGCatttcctgaaaacaattattgaCTAAGTGACACCTTTTAGTCACTAGATCAGAGAGCTATGTTACATTTCTGgggtctttttttctttcatatcATTCCTTCATTAACACCAgaacaaagaaagacagaaaacaatAGGTAACGTTTGAATCATAAGGATTCAGTATCCTACTGTCATCTTTCAGTGAATATCATGACTTCAAGATCCAACAGACAACCCTGTTGAACTTACAAAGTTATTTTCTCATTGTTAAAGCAGCTAGCTATTTTTGTACCATTAACATATCAAGCAGTTACCAGTTAGTAACCAAGTGTAATCCATGAGAAAAAggcttaaaaaacaaaacaaaataaaagatgGCACTATATAtagttttaattttttttcaaggaaCACCATTCAACAACACATACACCAATGTTTGGGAACCACAGCCAATTTTTAGAAAAGGAAGTAACTGAAACTCATCGTGATATTGAATGCATGATGACACCGTGTCATGACATATCACATTCAGAGACAGCAGACAAAGCAAAACAAGGACGTACAGAAATCTCTCACAAACATCCCCTCGTGCAAAAGTATGTGGGCTTAACCTTTACCTTCTGAATGTATTACAAAAACccagatgctgaatttaacgtTAGCAAAAATTtggaagtgaaaaaaaaaaagttatatttTGACAGATTCCCGTCATCATCTGGCTCCCCCAATATCATCTGGCTCcctcaagttgtccaaattggACCAACATGGGTCCTGCTGAATATGAGCATTATATTCTGGATTCTGGGAAAAAGAACCTTTACACAATCTGCTTTTAAATTTagcttaataataaaaaaaaaaaaataactgtgCATGATCCTTTTTTCTTCACCCAATAATAAAGGCAAACTGcagaaacagacaaacacacagctcaCTGAATGCACGTGAATATGAATGATTGAGCCtttcagtaccccccccccaataGTCCACACTCCCCAGTCACAAACATCACACTCCCCAATCACAAACATTACATTCAAGCATTGCAGAGCCCACAACCACATACAACAGCAAGTAAACAGCAGATGTATCCCTTTGCTTGGGTTTGGTCTCAAATTCCCTCAAAATATACAACAAATGTGTAGTGCACAAaataataagaataaaaaaaaaattgatttttttcaaTACTTTAGCagcattttcttttttatttccttAAATAGTTACGCCTCCAGTATGATGAACGAAAGGCTTCAAAGTTTCAAACTTCAGGGGATGTGAGAGATTGTCCTCTgaggtgtgtggttgtgtttatttatggtgtgtgtgtgtgtgtgtgtgtgtgtgtgtgtgtgtgtgtgtgtgtgtgtgtgtgtgtaagcagtggGGCAGGTCAAGGTGTCACTGATGTCCAGGTTAAAAGGATGTTGGAACAAGGGGAACTCCAGTTCAAGCTGAAGGCTTCTCCACCAGTCCAGCAGAGGGCACTGTAAGGAGAAAGCCCTACCTCCCTACACAGAGGGCCAGAGCCAGGGGCCAGCAGGACGCTGCAACCTCCTCGGCCTGAAGGTGCTGTCTACCAAAGTAGGGGCTTCACAAGGACAACCGCCATTTCACAAAATAGCCCCTCCCCACCTATCCACCCATTTCAAACTCTCTTTGTCCTTTTCTGTCCAGCCTTTTCAGTCATTGTCCATCTCAGAGCGGTCGGTCCATCATCCAACACAGACCAACTTCTCAAGTGACACACTCCCAACTACCTCCCAgttctcttcctccacctcctcattGTCATCACCCGCAAGGACAGTTTCATGGCGGGTGTGGGGGGCGTGTGTAATCAgtaggtgtgggtgtgggtgggttggttggttggattggggggggggggggggggcaactagGGCTCCCCAGCCAAAGTGGTCGAATGCACATCTGGGGGCTCAACCAACGGTGAGCAGTGCCAGGCCAAACTGCACCAGGCCCGAGTagaggggttgggggtgggggggagtggACACAGGCAGGGCAGGTCGCGAGGTTCAGAGAGGCCCTCAGCTGGAGGCGGTGGCGATGGGCTTCTTGAGCTGCTGGCTGCGGATCTCGCGCGTGCGCGACTCCAGCAGCAGGTCGTGGCAGGTGTTGCACACCAGGACCGGGTCGTACAGCTGCTGGTCTGGAATGGGCAACTTCAGGTGGCAGCAGTCTTTGCAGAACACGTTGCCGCAGTTCctgaacaacaaaaacaaaacaacagaagaGAAACTTCAGAAACGGCAAaaactttgtttttttgtgtttttgtcttttagCAAATCTTTGGTCTTCTATTTAGAACGGTTCTGTGGCATATGTAGAAGGTGCAGGGGAGGCGAGGACTGTTGTTAAGGGTTACGGTGAGGATCACATTGGAAATACCGAAGTGGAAGTgtaacgctcagaccataataagtcaTAAAAAGTTCTCTCTCGTTCCGAAGTTACACCAGCGTTCTATGTTCTGTTGCTTAAACTGCCAATTGATAAGCCTCGCCGCTACACTTTGAAAGTGGAGCCGCATAAAGGTCGTCACTGGGGCTGGCTTACATGAGCAGGACTCACCTGCAGTGATGGCGTCTCTTGGCAATCCAGAACTCAGAGTCACAGTTAAAGCAATGTGAGGCCATGTGATCGGGAACCCATCGTGTAACCTGTAGAGATCAAAATACACACATCGTAAATATACAAACCACAAaacacagacacgtacacacacacacacacacacgcgcaaacacacCCGAAACGCTAACAGCAGAGAAgaaagcagcagtgtgtgtgtgtgtgtgtgtgtgtgtgtgtgtgtgtgtgtgtgtgtgtgtgtgtgtgtgtatgtgtgtgtgtggtgagaggcAGGCGTGGTGTGGATGTGTCGGAGGGCGAGAGGTGCGGAAAGAGAGCGAGAAACCTGCAGAAGGCTATGAGGGGCGCTGACCTCTGTGTCCTTCCGCTCGATGCGATCCCAGCTGCCCTCGCTGAAGCGGTCCTCGCTGTGGTCAGACAGGGAGTCCTCCTCAGCGCTGTCGTCTGACTCCCTCAGGCACGTcttaaaacacaaatacacacacacacacacacacacgtcagcacAGCACTCTGAGGGGAACAAGACGTGCAAGACTTCATATAAATCACCATAACGTTCATGTCACATGCTTCACATCACATCCTTGCATCACGATGTACCCTGTCCTTCCATTAAGATGCACTGTAACATGGAAGTACAGTAGTATGTGCTGTGTGCTACAGCAACTACTTGGAGTTAAAATAacgagagagatgaacagacagagacacagactgagagacagacagacagacagactgagagacagacagacagactcacaaTGTCGTCCTCGTAGTCCATGTCGGGCTCGGAGGGCGGTGTGCAGTACTGCTTGCTCTCCAGTCTCATCTGCAGCTGTCTGACCTGCCGACGCAGCACCTCCACCTCCTGCTTGTATGTGGCCTCGATCTGACGCAGCCGCTGCTGCACCGCGTCCAGAGCCACCGGCAGGCCGTCGTCGTCCATGTAGGCCGGCGCCTGGGCCTGCAGCGCCGCCGATGACGATGGAGGCGGGGACGCGCTGGCCGTCGGCGAGGAGGACTGCGCTGCGGCCAGCAGCTGCCGCATGTACGGCCCCGACGAAGCGGTGGAGGCGCACAGCGCGGCGTAGCCCGAGCTCTTCACCGTCGACAGCCAGCTGGAGGACCCGGCGCCGGGACCGCTACCGTTCGCCGCCGTGGACGAGCGACCCGACAGGTCTCTGTCTCGGCGGCAGCAGTGGCCGTTGGCGGCGCCGCTGCCATTTCCGCTGGCTCCCTGGGCGCGCAGCAGCTTGCTGGCCAGTCGGCGGCTCTGGTAGCCGCCCTGCTGCAGTGCCCCTCCGCAGGCGGACTGCACCAGGCCCTGCACGCTGCCCCACGGCGAGCCCAGCAGCGTGAAGTCGCTCAGCTGGCTCTGGGAGACCAGCCGCCGGGCCGCACGGGCACACTCGGGCACGCCGCGCTCGCCACGCACGGCCACCAGCTCCCCCTTACACGGGCCCTCAGTCCTTCTGCCCTCCTCTTTAGAGCTACTCGGGGTCAGTGGCCGGGGCTGAGCCTGGGCCTCGCCTGAGCTGGCCCTCCGGAGCGGAGGCTGCTGGGGCGGGATGGCGCTCTGCTCGGTCAGGGTCTCGGTCGAGTCCTCCATTAAGGTGGGCCGCAGCGGGCGTTTGATGGCCAGAAGCTCCTTGGCTTCGGCAGTGCACCCCTCCAGAGGCTCGTcaagctcctcctcctcgttgTCTGCGTGGGAGACGCCGTTGAGGTCGGGGGGGTGAGGAGCGCTGGCGtctgcaacagcagcagctgggGAGAAGGGAGCGTCGCCACCGTTAGCGGTCCAGGGCAGCACCTCctgcaggggcaggggcaggggcggTGGGAGAGGGGGGCTGGCACAGCGGGGCGCAGGGGCCTGGTGGATGACCGCCGTGGGCACCGGGCAGTCCTGCCCCAGGGAGAGCGGATGGGGGAGGCAGGGCAGAGGTTGCGTGGTCAAGCACagctcctccccctccttcgACGCCCCCAGAGGAGCCTCCTCGCTGGCCGGCGCTGTGGCCGGCGGAGGCGTCTGGGGAGGCGTCTCCTCGCATGTCTCCACGTCGGGGTCCTCGCTGCCAAGGCCTGTGTCGGGCGTGTGCTCCTCCAGGCTAATGTCAGTGGGGGAGCCCGCCGGGCTGCCCACAGCGTCCAGGGCCACGCGGCCCTCCTGGCAGTGTTTGTTGAGGTTGGGGTCACTGGACGTGCGTGTGAGTGCCACCCCGTTTTCACAGGCAGACACGAGGTTGTCCATGGAGCGTGTCTTTGGAAGCCTGCAGAGAAAGGGCCATTTAAATGTACACATTCAGTTTCATCTAGGAGGCAGCACAACCAAAACAGCTAAAGGAATACATATTATGTGAATtaaaatgtcaaaaagtgaaTATTTCAATGTCTGTTAAGTGTAGGCATTATGGCTGAAATGCACTTCAGACGCTGACGGTGCTGAACATGGCTTCTTGTTTCTAGAACTTTCAGTTGCACTACCTCTGATAACCACTAGAGGCCAGACTTCACCCAGACTATGCAGAACATTGGCTTTGAGACAGGGAGGTGGCAAACTGATCTCGTTCCCAATTTTACATGCAGTTTTAATGTGGATCATCATAATTCTTCATCAGTCTCTGCCTCTGAAAACATTGTCTTTTTGCATCAAGGATGAGAGAACAGAGAAATTACTTCTATGCTACAATGAATCCTCAATTTGTGGCTTGTGCCTTGACTGACAGAATTCACCCCAGCAGACAAGGCACTTAGAAGTATAGCCATGACACTAATTGCAAATGAAAAACACTTGTGTAGTCTgacccattcaaacacattggAAAAGCATTGGAGAGGGAATCGTTTCACTGTGAGCTGTGCAGTCTGAGAAGGACTCCTCTATCTCCTGGACCATGTCTGAGGTTAACAGCCCGTGACAGGCGGCTGTGCCGTGGACAGACAGGTAGGCAGGGACAGGTGGTGTCTCACCTGTCGAGGGAGCGCGAGGTGAGCTCCTCGCCCTGGCCACAGGGGGACAGGTAGATCTCCATGGCGTCCTCGGCAGCGGTGCAGGGCGACGAGGTGGGGAGGTAGACGGCCGTCCACAGCTGCAGGGCACGCGTGTGACACACCGGCTGCAGCAcctgcatctcacacacacacacacacacacacacacacacacacacacacacacacacacacacacacacagtcagtacaAAACAACTCAAAAATGTATGGCTGCAGCCTCCTCTGCTATGCCACGTGAGGTCCAAAAGGCTATGGGTCATGGGGTGAGGCCCTATCCCCCAGTAAGGTCACATTCATAACAGGTTTAAGCATAACGTGACCCACTGGGCTTAAAAAAAACACTAGAAAAGGTGGGGTGCCGGGGCTTAAAGGGGGAATTATGCCTGGCCTTTTCTGATCCATTCATGTGTCAGACTGGAATGCTAACTGTCAGACAGCCAGACACGCCAGACACCTGACCCCGCGACCTCCAGCGCCTAGCCACACTTAGCATAAATATTAATAGCATTTTAGCCTTATCCTCAACCGTCAGGTCAGCTTATGACCTGAAATAGCAGTACAGGCCATTAGAAAAAACTAAAAACGTGGTGAACAAAGTGCATGCTCTGCCCACTGGTCAGCATTTGTTTTCAGTACAAAAGAATTGATCAATCGTTGCCAGTTTATTAAGAGAAGGCCATGGCAGGGGACTGTACCATGTCATGACTGGGTATGTAGAGAAAGTTCTGGAAGTTCTTGTTGCCGGTGCGGAGCAGGGACCAGACGGAGCAGGTGCGCTTGTAGATGTTGCGGGCCTCCCTCTCGCGAGCGTTGTTGCACAGGAACG encodes the following:
- the mtmr4 gene encoding myotubularin-related protein 4 isoform X5, with translation MRTYPGVDNEISVPLRLIENVESRDMFQLHIICKDSKVVRCHFSTFKQCQEWLKRLNRAIAHPSRMEDLFALAYHAWCLGGSADDEDQHLHLCRPGDHVLQRLDVEVKRMGYDMQNAWRISDLNSNYKLCSSYPQKLLVPVWITDKELESVASFRSWKRIPVVVYRHQRNGAVIARCSQPEISWWGWRNTDDEYLVTSIAKACMLDRGNRGLGALSSSSSSSSKARGDGPDSSDGDFDSSLTVCPGPDANVAPQKLLILDARSYTAAVANRAKGGGCECEEYYPNCEVMFMGMANIHSIRNSFQALRTVCSQIPDPGNWLSALESTRWLQHLSVMLKAATLVCSAVERDGRPVLVHCSDGWDRTPQIAALAKILLDPFYRTMEGFQVLVETEWLDFGHKFGDRCGHQENADDVSEQCPVFLQWLDCVHQLLKQFPCLFEFNEAFLVKLVQHTYSCLYGTFLCNNAREREARNIYKRTCSVWSLLRTGNKNFQNFLYIPSHDMVLQPVCHTRALQLWTAVYLPTSSPCTAAEDAMEIYLSPCGQGEELTSRSLDRLPKTRSMDNLVSACENGVALTRTSSDPNLNKHCQEGRVALDAVGSPAGSPTDISLEEHTPDTGLGSEDPDVETCEETPPQTPPPATAPASEEAPLGASKEGEELCLTTQPLPCLPHPLSLGQDCPVPTAVIHQAPAPRCASPPLPPPLPLPLQEVLPWTANGGDAPFSPAAAVADASAPHPPDLNGVSHADNEEEELDEPLEGCTAEAKELLAIKRPLRPTLMEDSTETLTEQSAIPPQQPPLRRASSGEAQAQPRPLTPSSSKEEGRRTEGPCKGELVAVRGERGVPECARAARRLVSQSQLSDFTLLGSPWGSVQGLVQSACGGALQQGGYQSRRLASKLLRAQGASGNGSGAANGHCCRRDRDLSGRSSTAANGSGPGAGSSSWLSTVKSSGYAALCASTASSGPYMRQLLAAAQSSSPTASASPPPSSSAALQAQAPAYMDDDGLPVALDAVQQRLRQIEATYKQEVEVLRRQVRQLQMRLESKQYCTPPSEPDMDYEDDITCLRESDDSAEEDSLSDHSEDRFSEGSWDRIERKDTEVSAPHSLLQVTRWVPDHMASHCFNCDSEFWIAKRRHHCRNCGNVFCKDCCHLKLPIPDQQLYDPVLVCNTCHDLLLESRTREIRSQQLKKPIATASS